From the Acidobacteriota bacterium genome, one window contains:
- a CDS encoding TfoX/Sxy family protein, whose protein sequence is MPYDQRLAERVRWFLRERPGVSERKMFGGLCFMVNGHMCCGVAGEDLVLRLGEERAAEALERPHARPLDFTGRPMKSMIYVSLAGLGNEESLGGWLEQALAFVGTLPSKG, encoded by the coding sequence ATGCCCTATGATCAACGGCTGGCCGAGCGGGTGCGCTGGTTTCTCAGAGAGCGTCCTGGCGTCAGCGAACGCAAGATGTTCGGAGGCCTCTGCTTTATGGTCAACGGACATATGTGCTGCGGTGTGGCGGGTGAAGACCTTGTGTTGCGGTTAGGCGAGGAACGGGCGGCCGAAGCTCTTGAGCGGCCTCATGCCCGGCCCCTGGACTTCACGGGGCGTCCTATGAAGAGCATGATCTATGTTTCTTTGGCGGGGCTGGGGAATGAAGAGTCGCTTGGCGGGTGGCTTGAGCAGGCGCTGGCGTTTGTGGGAACTCTGCCATCCAAGGGATAA